TTTGACCCTTGCCACGACAAACGCAGAACTGATGCCGGATGGTTTGTCAATCAGAATAAGTCCGTTTTTCATTTTTCCCATTTATATTAAAGTGCGTCGGCAAGACGCATTATATTGTCCTTGAGTGCGGAAAAAGAGGAAAGGGTGGTGAAGCCGGCCGCTGTCGAGTGGCCTCCGCCTCCAAAGCTTGCGGCAAATGATGATACATCTATTGTCCCGTCTGATCTCAGGCTGACGTAATACAGCGTCTCATCTTCTTTGATTTGCTCCCTGGCCTGGGTTTCAGCTTCCTGGATAAAAGCTGCGACCCTCACATCTTCGATATGTTTTGCGTAATTTACCAGACCATTAACATCTTCGGCGTTTGTGCCTGTTTCCCTGAGCATTCTCTGGGTCAGAGACATCAGGGAAAGTTTTCCGTTCTTTGACACTTCAATGGATTCAAGTACCATGTTAAGGAGTTTGATTCTTCCGAGGGAGTATGGGCTGTATATATTTTGAGCGACTATGTATGGATTTGCGCCTTTTTCAACCATATCGGCGCATATTTCGAAAGATTTCCTAGTTGTGTTGGAAAATCTGAAGGAACCTGTGTCAGAAACTATGCCCGTATATATTGCAAAAGCAATATCAGTGGTGATTTCTGCTCCGAGATCCATTATCAGGTCGTGAATGATCTCGGATGTTGAGCAGGCTTCGGGCTTTATAAGTCTGGCCTTGCCAAAGCGGGTGTTTGTCTGGTGGTGGTCTATGTTCAGAAGTATATGAATGTTTTCTATGCTTTTATGCAGATTCCCGATTCTTGACAGGTCTCCGCAGTCAAGAATCACGGCAGTATCATAGTCATCAATGCATCCTGGCGTCTGGGTCAGAAGCTCGACTTCCGGCAGATACCTGAAAACCGCAGGAAGCCTGCTTTCATTATAGACTGTTACTGTTTTTCCAAGGGATTTCAGTGCGAGACCAAGCGCAAGGCTGGAACCAACTGCGTCGCCATCAGGATTTTTATGACTTGCAAGGAGTACGTTTGTACTCCTTTTTAAATACTCTAATATCATTAACTATTACTGTCGCTGTCGCTATTCTTTATGTTTTTAAAAATTTCTTCTATCTTCTGTCCGTATTTGATGGATTTGTCCACCTCAAAGCGGATATCAGGCATATACTTCAGTCCGAGATTCTGGGCAAGCGTTCTTTTTATGAATCCATAAGCGCTTTTGAATCCTGCGAGTGCTTGCTTTTCCCTTGTCTCATCGCCTGTGGCAGAAAAAAATACTGTGGCGACCTTCTTGTCAGGCGTCAGTTTGACACCGGTAACAGCGACCAGAAATAGTCTCGGGTCGCTGATTTCCTTCACAAGCATCTCCGCCAGGATTTTTTGTATATGTCCTTCGAGCCTTTCGGATCTAGGATATGACTTCATAAATACTCCAAACACCTGAAAGCCG
The nucleotide sequence above comes from Desulforegula conservatrix Mb1Pa. Encoded proteins:
- a CDS encoding DHH family phosphoesterase; translation: MILEYLKRSTNVLLASHKNPDGDAVGSSLALGLALKSLGKTVTVYNESRLPAVFRYLPEVELLTQTPGCIDDYDTAVILDCGDLSRIGNLHKSIENIHILLNIDHHQTNTRFGKARLIKPEACSTSEIIHDLIMDLGAEITTDIAFAIYTGIVSDTGSFRFSNTTRKSFEICADMVEKGANPYIVAQNIYSPYSLGRIKLLNMVLESIEVSKNGKLSLMSLTQRMLRETGTNAEDVNGLVNYAKHIEDVRVAAFIQEAETQAREQIKEDETLYYVSLRSDGTIDVSSFAASFGGGGHSTAAGFTTLSSFSALKDNIMRLADAL
- the rbfA gene encoding 30S ribosome-binding factor RbfA, which encodes MKSYPRSERLEGHIQKILAEMLVKEISDPRLFLVAVTGVKLTPDKKVATVFFSATGDETREKQALAGFKSAYGFIKRTLAQNLGLKYMPDIRFEVDKSIKYGQKIEEIFKNIKNSDSDSNS